A region of Coregonus clupeaformis isolate EN_2021a unplaced genomic scaffold, ASM2061545v1 scaf1184, whole genome shotgun sequence DNA encodes the following proteins:
- the LOC123486377 gene encoding tyrosine-protein kinase SRK2-like yields the protein MVAYPGADRGLGAGFRSTGSGDPWEANHSSVKLGKRLGKGSFGEVYQGLYNNTLVAVKTLIRGTMNPRDFLKEAQIMKTMQHPNLVQLLAVCTKKEPIYIITELMKNGNLLDYLKDRVGRLCLNDQIEMAAQVASGMAYLEMKNYLHRDLAARNVLVGENNVYKVADFGLARVLQATPMQTGVYYIPVGNALFPLRWTAPEAIANERFTIKGDVWSFGILLYEIMTFGGIPYPNMNNSEVKQKVHNGYKMPCPRDCPRHLLCSLLLCACDC from the exons atggttgcatatcccggaGCCGACCGGGGTCTGGGAGCAGGG TTTAGGTCTACTGGCTCTGGGGACCCCTGGGAGGCTAACCACAGCTCTGTAAAACTGGGAAAGAGGCTGGGCAAAGGTTCCTTTGGAGAGGTCTATCAAGGCCTTTATAACAACACTCTGGTTGCAGTGAAGACCCTTATACGTG GCACCATGAACCCTCGGGACTTCCTAAAAGAGGCCCAGATCATGAAGACCATGCAGCATCCCAACCTTGTCCAGCTCTTGGCTGTCTGCACTAAGAAGGAACCCATCTACATCATCACTGAGCTAATGAAGAACGGAAATCTGCTGGATTACCTGA AGGACCGGGTTGGAAGGCTATGCTTAAATGACCAGATTGAGATGGCAGCTCAAGTGGCTTCCGGAATGGCTTATCTGGAGATGAAGAACTACCTCCACAGGGACTTGGCAGCCAGGAATGTGCTGGTCGGCGAGAACAACGTCTACAAGGTGGCTGACTTTGGCCTTGCCAGGGTCTTACAAGCCACACCAATGCAGACCGGCGTGTATTATATACCTGTAGGGAATGCACTATTCCCTTTGAGATGGACGGCTCCTGAGGCCATTGCCAACGAAAGGTTTACCATCAAGGGTGACGTGTGGTCCTTTGGAATCTTGCTGTATGAGATCATGACCTTTGGGGGGATTCCCTATCCAA ACATGAACAACTCCGAGGTGAAACAGAAGGTTCACAATGGGTACAAGATGCCTTGCCCCAGAGACTGTCCCAGGCATCTCCTCTGCAGTTTATTACTGTGTGCTTGTGATTGTTGA
- the LOC123486378 gene encoding chloride channel protein 2-like, whose protein sequence is MSYGKSRIASGFGGALFVYLNRLIVQFIRKQKTINKFLMKKRLLYPALVTLLVSTLTFPPGFGQFMAGKLTQKESLVTLLDNRTWAKQGIAEEFDYIGNSQAWNHPQVNVFVTLVLFIVMKSEVMSFPLT, encoded by the exons ATGTCTTATGGGAAAAGTCG tATTGCAAGTGGTTTTGGCGGGGCGTTGTTTGTCTACCTGAACAGACTGATAGTCCAGTTCATCAGGAAACAGAAGACCATCAACAAGTTCCTCATGAAGAA GCGTCTGCTGTACCCAGCCCTGGTCACTCTGCTGGTGTCTACGCTAACCTTTCCCCCCGGCTTCGGACAGTTCATGGCAGGCAAG CTGACCCAGAAGGAGTCCCTGGTGACGTTGCTAGACAACCGGACATGGGCCAAGCAGGGCATTGCTGAGGAGTTTGACTACATCGGCAACTCCCAGGCCTGGAATCACCCCCAGGTCAACGTCTTCGTCACCCTCGTCCTCTTCATCGTAATGAAG tctgaagtaaTGTCCTTCCCATTGACATGA